In Brachypodium distachyon strain Bd21 chromosome 2, Brachypodium_distachyon_v3.0, whole genome shotgun sequence, one genomic interval encodes:
- the LOC100846300 gene encoding TNF receptor-associated factor homolog 1a isoform X2, whose product MAGASATDESSASTAGMRDDDRSLSGESLSEWRSCDQGESGSPSTSPPFWDTDCDDDDPAGPKPSGLYGRHVWRIDNFSKEKKREMKSEPFEAGGYKWYILVYPQGCDVSNHLSLFLCVANHDKLLPGWSHFAQFTIAVGNMDPKKIKYSDTLHRFWKKEHDWGWKKFMELSKIQDGFLVDDVLEIIAQVQVIREKVDRPFRCLDRPYRRELLRVYTTNIEQIYRRFVEERRNKLTKLIEDKMRWSSFRAFWSAIDPRTRHRMSREKTDTILKGLVKHFFVEKEVTSTLVMDSLYTGLKALEYQCERKKGRTKLAELDELPAPMVHVDVDLFVLAGDVITLLERAALEPLPCQPVSPKDDKCSQSRMKDGSSGEVNKISMEREERRLTELGRKILETFVLSHIFSGIEVAYQEAVALKRQEELIREEEAAGLLENETKGKRNGGVNEKDKRAKKKQAKQKKNNRKVKDKERDEKSEAKILERLDDEITIDDSDGLPSKQAEEVTMKVGDSLEEGASDVPDNSDSSVMTCQQDSGDRHSRPMNGKRVSSVEANSSTFLADSSGMNGTHSKGNGLPDSKNHLPPNRGKNQRNKGISIISFAEEDDCLPSSSVAGSSDRNSSGCGTAPKLDRDTVLLTLKDRLRELGQRLHEKNIEGRKLFKAHFEAMESQTKTGGSSSSSLEKPPDVPKSPDHSSEVITSVKVNGTANKEVHVANSVPEEAASVTPVTASTEAVPGKAPARSTVDPISDKDKESSLTPPADRAPPNCSKSTPVDMDKDVPLPSRSPRINKAAPISSKSPPVDRATTVCPKSPATDKATPVRPKSPSAGKATPVPPKSPPTDKATSVPTKSQPTDKATSVPTKSPPTDKGTSAPAKSPLADKACVVPVKSPVTDKAIPVPAKSPSAGKYSLAPSVPAICAKDASLPSRPQQVDKFTPAPTRIPQVDKAAPLSSELPQTSHTAYSEARENTAPIKAASTTVSEVAVITTSRPSSAPVFATPRTTAPAAPQVQVSRSMSEVAGRSGNEPSPSAPAYVPQTYRNAIIGKPGLGTTSLNLSYQPTTMGQASALPQPLSAYASTTSVMMPPAGRNDLLSARHGFKSELGKSDTRDSWQPWKSDSNINNHLWRDDSPYQRTTNSHAYQQTWKDDAYQQARGAETEILSRFGGLQPPRQTPVSFVMQQPQAPVAEEYQHLDIINDLLDEEQSNDSMPEPIRHDYHAFGLPYSLRGNLADAEMTSVSSPGRFNRGSLADLEMASASSPRRFSRGNMSESEMASVSSPGRFSRGSMADSEMASASSPGRYNSTERYYDEGFSRAYDMSPLQGSRERQFPSMDTYANGGLPDVNTSKPWPYGLPNPSMNLGVNANGFQQHQMGDYGNLASGVNGGGSLYRRHANGRW is encoded by the exons ATGGCTGGTGCCTCAGCAACCGATGAATCTTCTGCAAGCACAGCTGGGATGAGGGATGATGACCGCAGCCTGTCTGGCGAGTCCTTGTCGGAGTGGCGATCCTGCGACCAGGGCGAAAGTGGGAGCCCTTCTACGTCCCCACCCTTCTGGGACACTGACTgcgatgatgatgatcctG CAGGCCCCAAACCTTCAGGCTTATACGGCCGGCATGTATGGAGGATTGATAATTTTTctaaggagaagaagagagaaatgaaGAGCGAGCCATTTGAAGCTGGTGGTTACAAATG GTATATACTTGTATACCCTCAAGGATGTGATGTCTCCAATCACTTGTCATTGTTTCTTTGCGTTGCTAATCATGACAAACTTCTCCCAG GATGGAGCCATTTTGCACAGTTCACTATAGCTGTAGGCAATATGGATCCTAAGAAAATTAAATACTCAG ATACTTTGCACAGGTTCTGGAAGAAGGAGCATGATTGGGGATGGAAAAAGTTTATGGAGTTATCAAAGATTCAAGATGGTTTTCTAGTGGATGATGTTCTTGAAATCATTGCTCAAGTTCAAGTTATCAG GGAAAAAGTGGACAGACCATTTCGCTGCCTTGATCGTCCTTATCGAAGAGAATTGCTCCGTGTCTATACAACAAATATAGAACAAATTTACCGACGTTTTGTTGAGGAACGAAGAAATAAACTTACCAAGCTCATCGAGGACAAAATGAGATGGTCCAG TTTTCGTGCTTTCTGGTCAGCAATTGACCCAAGAACGAGGCATCGCATGTCCAGAGAGAAGACTGATACTATCCTTAAAGGATTGGTGAAGCATTTTTTTGTAGAAAAAGAGGTCACTTCAACATTAGTGATGGACTCTTTGTATACGGGTCTGAAGGCACTCGAATACCAGTGTGAGCGCAAGAAAGGAAGAACAAAATTAGCAGAGTTGGATGAATTGCCTGCACCCATGGTCCATGTTGATGTGGACTTATTTGTCTTGGCTGGCGATGTTATAACTTTACTTGAGAGAGCAGCCCTTGAACCCTTGCCTTGTCAACCAGTATCTCCAAAGGATGACAAATGTTCCCAGAGCCGCATGAAG GATGGTAGTTCTGGTGAGGTTAACAAAATTTCTATGGAGCGTGAGGAAAGACGCCTAACTGAGCTTGGGCGGAAGATACTTGAAACATTTGTGCTATCTCATATATTTAG TGGAATTGAAGTTGCATACCAAGAAGCAGTTGCCTTGAAGAGGCAAGAAGAGTTAATtcgtgaggaggaagcggcagGGCTTCTTGAAAATGAGACAAAGGGAAAGCGCAATGGTGGTGTGAACGAAAAGGACAAGCGTGCAAAGAAAAAGCAG gccaaacaaaagaagaacaatCGTAAAGTTAAAGACAAGGAAAGAGATGAGAAATCTGAAGCTAAAATTCTAGAAAGACTTGATGATGAAATCACAATTGATGATAGTGATGGCTTACCATCTAAGCAGGCTGAAGAAGTAACAATGAAGGTTGGTGATTCATTGGAAGAAGGTGCTTCAGATGTGCCAGATAATTCGGATAGTTCAGTAATGACGTGTCAACAAGATTCTGGTGATAGACATTCTAGACCTATGAATGGAAAGAGAGTCTCCTCTGTGGAGGCTAACTCGTCAACATTTTTGGCTGATTCTAGTGGCATGAATGGTACCCACAGCAAAGGAAACGGTTTGCCAGACAGCAAAAATCACCTGCCACCAAATAG AGGAAAAAATCAGCGTAACAAGGGCATTAGCATTATCAGCTTCGccgaagaagatgattgccTTCCCTCTTCCAGTGTTGCTGGTAGTTCAGATCGCAATAGTTCTGGCTGTGGTACTGCTCCAAAATTGGACCGAGATACCGTTTTACTCACCTTGAAAGATAGACTCCGTGAGCTAGGGCAACGCCTGCATGAG AAGAACATTGAGGGGAGAAAACTTTTCAAAGCTCACTTTGAAGCTATGGAGTCTCAAACGAAGACAGGTGGGTCATCATCCAGTTCTTTGGAGAAGCCACCTGATGTTCCAAAGAGCCCAGACCATTCCTCGGAAGTTATAACTAGCGTAAAAGTTAATGGTACAGCCAATAAGGAAGTACATGTGGCCAACTCTGTGCCAGAGGAAGCTGCTTCGGTCACACCAGTCACCGCGAGTACCGAAGCTGTGCCTGGTAAGGCCCCTGCCAGATCAACAGTTGACCCAATTTCAGACAAAGATAAGGAGTCAAGTTTGACACCGCCTGCCGATAGGGCACCTCCAAATTGCTCAAAGTCGACTCCAGTTGATATGGATAAAGATGTTCCTCTTCCTTCAAGATCACCTCGAATCAATAAAGCTGCTCCCATTTCCTCGAAATCGCCACCAGTTGACAGAGCTACTACAGTTTGTCCAAAATCTCCAGCAACTGATAAAGCTACTCCTGTTCGTCCCAAATCTCCATCAGCTGGTAAAGCCACTCCAGTTCCTCCAAAATCTCCTCCAACTGATAAAGCTACTTCAGTTCCTACAAAATCTCAACCTACTGATAAAGCTACTTCAGTTCCTACAAAGTCTCCACCCACTGATAAAGGTACTTCAGCGCCTGCAAAATCTCCACTGGCTGATAAAGCCTGTGTGGTTCCTGTAAAATCTCCAGTGACTGATAAAGCTATTCCTGTTCCTGCAAAATCTCCATCAGCTGGTAAATATTCTCTAGCTCCTTCTGTACCAGCAATATGTGCTAAAGATGCTTCCCTTCCTTCAAGGCCACAACAAGTTGATAAATTCACACCAGCCCCCACAAGAATACCACAGGTTGATAAAGCTGCTCCACTTTCCTCGGAATTGCCACAAACATCTCACACGGCTTATTCAGAAGCTCGAGAAAATACTGCTCCCATAAAGGCCGCATCCACCACAGTTTCTGAGGTTGCTGTCATCACAACATCACGGCCTTCAAGTGCCCCTGTATTCGCTACACCAAGAACAACTGCACCAGCTGCCCCACAAGTTCAAGTTTCCCGCTCAATGAGTGAAGTAGCTGGAAGATCAGGAAATGAACCTTCCCCTTCTGCCCCAGCGTATGTTCCACAAACCTACCGTAATGCCATCATTGGTAAGCCTGGTCTGGGTACAACCTCTTTAAATCTTTCATATCAGCCAACTACTATGGGCCAAGCTAGTGCCCTTCCACAGCCTCTTTCAGCATATGCATCAACCACGTCAGTAATGATGCCTCCCGCTGGGAGGAATGATCTGTTGTCAGCTAGGCATGGATTCAAGTCTGAGTTGGGGAAATCTGATACACGTGATAGTTGGCAACCATGGAAAAGTGATAGCAACATTAACAATCACCTCTGGAGGGATGACTCCCCTTACCAACGAACGACCAACAGTCATGCATATCAGCAAACTTGGAAAGATGATGCTTACCAGCAAGCACGGGGTGCTGAAACAGAAATTCTCAGCAGGTTTGGAGGATTGCAACCACCTAGGCAGACTCCAGTCAGTTTTGTCATGCAGCAGCCACAGGCGCCAGTTGCTGAAGAGTATCAGCACCTCGACATCATTAATGATTTGCTCGACGAGGAGCAGAGCAACGACAGCATGCCAGAGCCTATTCGCCATGATTACCATGCATTTGGCCTGCCATATTCGCTAAGAGGCAACTTGGCAGATGCAGAAATGACTTCTGTTAGCAGTCCCGGGCGGTTTAACAGGGGCAGCCTGGCAGATCTGGAAATGGCCTCTGCTAGTAGTCCCAGGCGATTTAGCAGAGGCAACATGTCAGAATCGGAAATGGCTTCTGTTAGTAGTCCCGGTCGGTTTAGCAGAGGCAGCATGGCAGATTCGGAAATGGCTTCTGCTAGTAGCCCTGGTCGGTACAATTCCACCGAGCGCTACTACGATGAGGGATTCTCGAGGGCCTATGACATGAGCCCTCTTCAAGGGTCGAGGGAGAGGCAGTTCCCCTCGATGGATACATATGCTAACGGTGGCTTGCCTGACGTGAACACGTCCAAGCCATGGCCATATGGCCTTCCCAACCCATCGATGAATCTTGGGGTGAATGCCAACGGGTTCCAGCAGCACCAGATGGGGGACTATGGTAACCTGGCTAGTGGGGTGAACGGAGGAGGTTCCTTGTATCGTCGCCACGCCAACGGACGCTGGTGA